From one Humulus lupulus chromosome 8, drHumLupu1.1, whole genome shotgun sequence genomic stretch:
- the LOC133798068 gene encoding peptide methionine sulfoxide reductase A1-like, producing the protein MLKNLALATPTASSTPFLLISTTGAVSLSKTLLPSLSNFRPKPISSFPQTHRPFSLRTSSITMNLLNKLGFVSKSPEYSSESSSIAQGPDDDVPAPGQEFAQFGAGCFWGVELAFQRVPGVTKTEVGYSQGLLHNPTYEDICTGTTNHSEVVRVQYDPKACSFESLLDAFFARHDPTTLNRQGNDVGTQYRSGIYYYTPEQEKAARESLEKYQKQLNRKIVTEILPAKRFYRAEEYHQQYLAKGGRFGFKQSTEKGCNDPIRCYG; encoded by the exons ATGCTCAAAAACTTGGCCTTGGCAACCCCCACCGCCTCCTCCACCCCATTTCTGCTTATCTCCACCACCGGAGCCGTTTCTCTCTCCAAAACACtccttccctctctctctaacTTCCGCCCAAAACCCATTTCTTCCTTCCCCCAAACCCACCGACCCTTTTCTCTCCGCACTTCTTCCATCACCATGAACCTGCTCAACAAGCTCGGCTTTGTCTCCAAATCCCCCGAATATTCCTCCGAGTCATCGTCCATCGCCCAGGGCCCCGACGACGACGTTCCTGCACCAGGCCAAGAGTTCGCCCAGTTCGGCGCTGGCTGTTTCTGGGGAGTCGAGCTGGCTTTCCAGCGAGTGCCCGGCGTTACCAAGACCGAGGTGGGTTATAGCCAGGGCTTGCTCCACAATCCCACTTATGAGGATATCTGTACTGGCACAACAAACCATTCGGAGGTCGTTAGGGTTCAGTACGATCCTAAAGCGTGCAGCTTCGAGTCTCTGCTTGATGCTTTCTTTGCCAGGCATGATCCCACCACGCTGAATCGTCAg GGGAATGATGTTGGAACTCAATACCGATCTGGGATATACTACTACACTCCTGAACAAGAGAAGGCAGCAAGAGAATCACTGGAAAAAtatcaaaaacaattgaacaggAAGATTGTTACTGAAATCCTGCCAGCGAAGAGGTTCTACCGCGCAGAAGAGTACCATCAACAGTACCTTGCTAAAGGAGGCCGTTTTGGTTTTAAGCAATCCACGGAGAAAGGATGCAACGACCCCATTCGATGCTACGGCTAA